One Cyclopterus lumpus isolate fCycLum1 chromosome 7, fCycLum1.pri, whole genome shotgun sequence DNA window includes the following coding sequences:
- the tnnc1b gene encoding troponin C type 1b (slow): MDDVYKAAVENLTEEQKNEFKAAFDIFIQDAEDGCISTKELGKVMRMLGQNPTPEELQEMIDEVDEDGSGTVDFDEFLVMMVRCMKEESKGKSEEELAELFRMFDKNGDGYIDLEELKTMLASTGEAITEDDIEELMKDGDKNNDGKIDYDEFLEFMKGVE, translated from the exons ATGGATGACGTATATAAAGCAGCG GTTGAGAACTTGACAGAGGAACAGAAAAATG AGTTCAAGGCTGCATTTGACATCTTTATCCAGGATGCAGAGGATGGCTGCATCAGCACCAAAGAGTTAGGAAAAGTAATGAGGATGCTGGGACAGAATCCTACCCCAGAAGAGCTACAGGAGATGATCGATGAAGTGGATGAGGATG GCAGTGGCACAGTCGATTTTGATGAATTCTTGGTTATGATGGTTCGCTGCATGaaggaggagagcaaaggaaaaTCAGAGGAGGAGTTGGCTGAACTGTTTCGCATGTTTGACAA GAATGGAGATGGCTACATAGACTTAGAAGAGCTGAAGACCATGTTGGCGTCCACTGGAGAGGCCATAACTGAAGATGACattgaagagctgatgaaggaTGGTGACAAAAACAATGATGGAAAAATTGATTATGATG